Genomic window (Amaranthus tricolor cultivar Red isolate AtriRed21 chromosome 7, ASM2621246v1, whole genome shotgun sequence):
ACCTACAATTTTATTTCTAAGTCTATTATGAAGAGAAAATTGTTGGGGGAAGAGCAATACCACTATTATTGACCAATAATTACAGAtactcttatgttccattatTCCATTAAAACCATCATGTTGCATCGTATGAGAGTACTTATAATGGGCAATATTacttttaacactattattgataatgTTATagcattcatttgttgtttgaaattcaacCATAGAATAATACCATTATATTACCTCCATtttgaaattgtaaaaaaaaaaatcatatttaggtagaaattgatcaatttaatgtcaaaaaatgatcaatttcaggtcaaaattgaaaaattttatttaattaaagtttattttaagttgaaattgatacctttaaaaccaaaattgatacatttaaggttaaaattgatacatttaaggttaaaattgaatttttattttttaatttctagaAGAGTGtctgttttcatttttcaaGTTTTGGCTTTTGGGCCAGCCCATGTTGATGGTCTCATTatgaggaaaatttgaaaaacataagagaaaaaataaaaaaaattaacaaaataaactaagaatcaaacttattccaaaagtaagcgtgaaattccaaacctgaggtttagggctgttcgcagttactaactgcgaacaggtcaaaaaagacaaaatagctgttcgcacttactaactgcgaacagctatttgacctgttttgacctgttcgctgttagtaactgcgaacaacaacAGGACAATATAGTTGTTCCCAGTTACTAAGTGGGAACagctatttttgtcttttttgacctgttcgcagttagtaactgcgaatagacccaaacctcaggtttgggattttcacgcttacttttggaataagtttagaacttagttatttaattaattttttttttacttaagtatttcaaaaattctcATTATGAGACCATCTTGTCTAAATTTTTACGTTACGtaaataaaagagaaagaagGATTAAATGAATAAGAATTGACTATAAATTGTTAGGTCATTAAAAAGAGTAATATTGCAATTTAGATGTGAATGTCTAATGAACAAAATATGAATTATGTTTGATTAAAACGTGAGAATTTCATTTTCATCCCAGCGAGTAATGATAAAAGTTTAATCGTCACAAACGTTCATTTAAAATGGTCTAATTATATACAATttcttaactaaataaaaaaaaatacaattaaattaattaatattcatttttACAGTTTCATAacaaaagttttaattttattagctACTCTTATGAGAAACAATTTCTCGATGAGACAATATATTCATATACTTATAATTTGtgttattgggctatttaatccATATGTAAGACGAATCTCAAGGTGAGAATGTTTCATATAAGAGTCTATATACTTATACTCTGTGTTATTAGACTATTTAGCCCACACACTCTCAAGATGAGACCTTCTCATTCACAAATTTGTatgatttaatttaaattaagataCTCTTGTGAGAGAACGTCAAAACAAAAAGctcacattcttattttctctttaatttgtagtaATTAGACTATGTAGCCTATGTATAATGCGTGTCtcggagagaccgtctctcaaaacAATTTgtcattcaaatttaatttacaGCTCGTCTTGTATTAGACCGTTTCACCATGAGACAAGTTATATAATTAGcccatttctttaattgattacttaaaGATCGTAAGTTAtcgttttaagattataagtaatctctctaaaactataaaaaatgacaatttaaaatttgtaaGTGATTACTCTAACTttataagtaattaatttaagaCAAAGTGTATATAGGCCAGCCCAACATAAAAGACCATCTCGTTTAAcaattagtatttaatttaataatgtgAAGTCTCAACCGCGTAGaaaaagtcaacaaaaattcCAGCAGAAGTAATTCCTGAAATTCTGTCCAGAGTCCAGACTATGTATCACCCCAGAATCTTAAAAAAATCCCAAATTTCTAACAAACACTTTTCTCAATTTCTATCTTCTCCTCTCCAATGGCGTCGTCATCGTCGGTGATCTCTCTTCTCTTCCCACTACTCTCTCTCCTCTTCATCTCCTCCGTTTCAGCGAGACCAGGTTTCCATTTCCACCCTTGCAACACCCTCATCATCTCCACCTATTCCTTTTCTGTCCTTCCtcaaaaccctaaccctaaccctaaccctaaccccAATTTCCGTCCTCAATTCCTCATCGTTTCCTCTGATTTCCATCATTTTCGCCACCGACGATTTCTTCCACTTATGGTCAACCATCATCCCCACCTCGATCGAAAAACCCAAGTTTTAGAATCCCTTAAAGAACGCCCTGAGTCGTTTTATTCTTCTTTTGGGTTTTCTTCATTTAAAGATAGAACTAAGGATATTCTTAGCGTTGTTGCTTCTCTTCTGTTTGGTGCTGCTTGTGGGGCTCTTACTGCTGGTACCATGTATTTGATTTGGTCTCTTTTTAACCACCGATATGAGGGATCTTACCGTTCTTTAGATGGTTTTACtagcgatgatgatgatgataatgatgacgaTGATATTTTTAACCCTAAGAAGAAAGGTTATGTTACGATTCCTGCTGCTCCTGTTAAGGATGTTGATTCCACCCCTGTTGCTGTCTCAGTTCCTGCCAAGGAGTCTGCGTGATTTGGAGTAAAGAGAatttattttgatgtttttCGTCTTTTTTAGTAATATGTAATATAATCTATGATGTAATATGATGTTGATCAATTTCACTTGGTgggatttttcattttatcaatGAATGATAACTTGACTGTTGATGCTTATGTTATcctaaatacaaaataaatttactgTTATTTGTTGGTGTGGTTTGGATTATTAAGTTATAATGCTGTTAATTGTGGTTAGTTTCATGTTTTTGGGTATGTTTTTGCAGTTTGATTACAGTTTTTTTGCAGAAGCTTCTATTGGTTCCATCGTAGGAGGTAAGGTAAAGGTGGCGCCAACTGAATGTGTGAGATgatttattattagaaatgcCGCGATTATTGGCGATGGCTTGGTTTTGTATATTTGTACTTTATCATTGTGAGAAATTCTATTTTAGGAGGCACTTCTGGGATTGATGAATCATGTCATGTTTGTGATCTTTAAAGCTGTCTAGTATGTTGCTTTTAGTTAGACTATGGTGTTAAAGATGAATCTTTTATGATCGGTTATACACTGTACTAGCTTTTTAGGTGTTTTTTTTGCTAGAGCTAGTGATCTTGTCCTAAATTGTGGATGATAATTGGACATAGAggtttggtttgttatgcatccTGCATCACATTGTTAGAgaatatatgaaaatatattCTTACCTTTATTAGTCCCATTGTATAATTGTaagataattatatatgttaggACAATATTTTAgataaccaaaagcttaagccgatggttgaggcctcaggatatgttatatactctgacACGCTCGCTCACACGAGAGCCTATTGGGCTAGAAGTATGGATGCGCACAGGCgatgaatattccactttaaatgagaggtGTTTGAGATATGAATCCgtaacctcttgtcacgttggcttctgataccatcaagtaaccaattcaaccaaaagcttgtCCACTCTTGTCCACTCTTGTCCCTGTGTCATCTTTAGTTTTCTCGTCTTTGAACATGCCCAAACCTTTTTTAACACTTGTCTTTTAACTTTTTCCTCAATATTTGCAACTTCTAaattatttcttatattttcgtTTCAAATTCTATCCCTCAAGATATATGTCCACTCGTCCATCAAAGTATTTGCATTTTCGCTACTCTCATCTTTCTACTATGATCTGTTCtaaataaaattatgatttatataGTAGCCCGGTCCAATAGCCATTCGTATAAAACTTAGCCTACATCTTGATCATAGGGCTGGAATTAGGGGGTTAGTAATGTCAATTGGCATCAtttaattttaggaaaaaaatagtttaaaagcTATATTGGTTGAGTTGGCTGAGTAATGCACTTTTAACCAAGTGGTTTAGTGGTTCAAATTCCCTCTAACTCTTTTTTGTTATTACTCCACATTTCTATTTTCCTTCTTTCCCTCTATCTGGCATTCCCGCCCTTGTTGATTTTCTTTCCCCATTTCCCCTGTTTCCTATTTTCTCTATGAGCTTCAACATAAACGACAGTCAGTAGCAGAGCTACTTCATCTTTCGGCACGAGAGTCCTGCATTGGTAGCCACCACTTAATACGCAGTCGTCAGTCCCACACGTCGCACTGCGGTTAGCGGTACCGACCCTTCACTCTTCAACCTTGTTCTATTCTTACAATCTGAACTATCAGGTAAATGAGTCATCTATATCTCTTGAGCTATTTTTCCATTCCCCTGTCCCCAATTGGCCAATCCACTATGTTATCTTATTAGTTTTTAGGTAAATTTTTTAACTTAGGTAAATTAGGgcttttaaaaaattacctaaattaGGCCTTCTAAAAATTTGGGCTTTTTATTTGCTGATCTATTTAGGTGAATTAGTACTTTAAAAAATtgggattttttaaaaaatctatttAGCAATTGTAGTTGTATTATTCAAATTTTACTATATTGTTTGGATTTGTACATTGGTTTAGTGAGTTTTGGTATGATAAGTATTTTAATTGGTTAGAATATGGTATTAaaattgatgtttttttttgtttgcaaTTAAAACTGAAACTTTAAGTCACCATGAAGGAGAGTCATTCACTAGTAAAGGTTTAGGACTTGGAATAATATCAAAAGATTTGAATAACATATTTGGAAACTAAATAGTATTCATAATCAATGTGTGAAAAGATGTGAAGATTTTATAATGCAAAAGCAATCAATACAAGTTGCTTTAAAAAACAATCTGAACAATTTAAAGTTGAACATAGAAATTGTTTGAATGCGTCTTTGGATATTGCTAGATTACTTTTGTATTTTGGATTATCTTTTCAAGGTCACGATGAAAGTGAAACATTTATTAGGAAGGTAATGTTCTTACTTTCTTGAAGCCAAAAAGAATGAAAGTATTGGTAGTGTAGTTTTTTAAAATACTCTTGGTAATAATCAAATGATATCTCTTCCGATCCTAGAAGATATTTGTCAATGCTTGCTATAAAAGAACCATATTGATGATTTCTCGTACAAGAGCGGTTGCATGGCACTCCTATACCATACTTAAAACAGATTATCAATGAATTGCACAATCAGAAATTTTGGCATAAGGAGCAGTTCGAATGAGTTGATATATACTAAACTCTGTTTGCTATTTAGTAAAAGTATTTCAATCGTCTTTGAGTAACTCTTCACTTCCCTTTCAAAAGTACATATCGATATTAGCATGACGACTATTACGTATCAAGTACTTCTAAACGACACGAAAAACAAAAACAGGGATGAAACATCCCATAAGACTTCGGAGAATCATCGGTGGCTAAATCTCCCGATTTCATGTTTAGTTGAAACTACAGGTCTGCTGTGGCTTGTAATATCTCATTTCTGCGATATATTGTTGACAAGGGTGGAACCGATATACTTCTAGGATTCAACCGAGAACAATACTATGATCTAGCTGGAAAGACCGAAAGTGTTTGTCCATATGAAGCAAAGTTGATATAATGTCTTCCATCTGCTTGCGACTCCTTTTCCCAGCTCTGAATTCAGAAACAACACCATCGACTTCAATCAAACTGCATCCGGGCACTTTCCTGACCATGTTCTCGTGCATTTGCTCCCTTACGTGCGTAACTCCATCCCACTTCTTTGCCGATGCATAAATATTCGAAAGCAGTGTGTGTACTCCACTATAATCAAGACCTCGATCACTCAATTGTTGGACAATGTCTTCCCCTAGCTCGACATTGCCATAAAGTCGACAAGCATTGAGTATTGCACCCAACACATAAGAATCGGGCACCATTGACATCTTTCTAACTAGCTGTTCTGCCTCTTGCAGCATGCCTGATCTTGCTAATAGGTCAACTAAGCAACCATAATGCTCGATTCCCGGATCGATTCCATACCAGTTTTTCATGCTTTCAAATACTCGCAACCCCTCATCGATCAAACCCATTCTACTACATGCAGCCAACACGCAGACAAAAGTGACTTCATTTGGAGTAACCTCTTCAAATTGCATCCTTTTGAACAACTCAATTGCCCTCTCACTCTGCCCATGATTTGAAAGTGCAGATATCAAAGAAGTGAATGCAAACACATCCCTAGAAGGCATATTTTCAAACACACGATTTGCCATTTCGATACACCCACATTTTGCATACATATTGACAAGAGCCGTGGCTAATTTGACATCCAATTCCATCCTATTTCTATCCACAAATGCATGTATCCACCTTCCTTGATCAAGAGCTCCAAGAGCTGCACAAGCTGTCAATGCCCCCACTAGAGACGAATGATTTGGTCGAAAACCGGACTTTTGCATATCATTAAAGAGTTCTAAAGCCTCTTTAAACAATCCCATTTGGGCATACCCAGTAATCATAGCACTCCAAGAAACCACATTTCTCTCAGGCATTTTATCAAACAGTTCTCTAGCATCTATAATCCGGCCAGCTTTAACATACCCATTAATCACTGCAGTCCATGTAACCACATCCTTACTTACACTCACACCAAACAACTTACCAGCTAAATCAACAGAATCACATATAGAATACAAATGGATCAACCCATTTTGCACAAAATCATAAGATTCCCAACCCAATCTGATAGCCTGAGCATGAAGCATTAACCCTACAGACAAATCACAAAGATTATTACAAGCTCTAATAACAAATGAGAAAGTATAATTATTGGGATAAGACCCATATGCAAACATGTTCTTATAAAGAGAAATTGCTTGGGTGGGTTCattattatcaataaaaaaCTTGATTAAAGTGTTCCACATGTAACTGGATCGATTAGGTGAGCGAATGAGGAGTTGATAAGCGTTAGAAAGATGAGTTGGGTGGTTAGCAAAGGCGAAAACGAGTTTTCCAGCAGCGTAAGAATCGGAAATGGTGCCGGAAACGATGAGGTGGGATTGAATTTGCTTTAGTTGTGGGATGGTAAGCCATTGATGATGATCTAAGAGATGAAGAATGAGTTTGCTAGATTTCAAGTGGTAGTTTTTGGAGCCAAAAAATGTCATTAGCTTTGCCCAACAATGTACTAGTTGGAGTACATGGCATTACCTAAATCTATGTTAATGCTATGTATtgatggaaaatttgaaaattatattatagttaatttttgAAGCTATTTTTCAAGATAAagcagttttttttttctttcaaatttaaGGTTTAGAGTTGTTCGCActtagtaatagcgaacaaagatAGAGGGTTAAAAAAAGTAAAGGGTCtgttcgctattactaataACGAACAAAGCTAAGTCCTGATCAAACAAGAGAATTTGCTGTTTTTAGCTTGCatttgttcattgttactaACGACGAACAAATACTGAAAGTCAAAAATAGTCAAAGACtttattcgttgttagtaacaaagAACAAACTCTTCCactttttttgactttcaatctttgttcgctgttactaacaatgaAAAACCCCAATTCACAACTTTGGGAAAAAACTGCTtatcatgaaaattattttgCAAAGTTTGCTATTGTAtggatttttttatatttttttgcttacttgttttaaattttcatctATTGATATGCTAGGTTAAATTCCCAATCATAATccaaatttcaaattataattattcgTTGATCACTTTTAATCTTAGAATTTAAATaggtttaaaaaaattataaatcgtgtatatatataaagtgaatTTTAATTAGGAGCTTATTATGGGTCATATTTTTTAGAGTAAATTGAATATAAATGTGTCACTTTAGAGCAactatctttcatttttcatagcAACGTTTACATAAGATTAGtatatgatttatttttaaaatttcatccAAGCCTAGAAGTAGAACAATTGTGTCATTGTCAACTATTTTATTTGTAAAGAATTGCTATTCGAATTACTTTAGAAAACCTTGGTCTCTCATTGTCAACTGCTCTATTTGTATAATAATAGTCAATATTTTAAACTGAAAAAATGTAAGATCGCGGATAATATTTGCGGTTTGCGGTTTTATTTGTCTCGTTTTTTACGTTAAATTCAAATCTCACGTGAATCTAGGGTCAGAAATAACAATTTAGTCCCTTAAAGTCTAAAATGTTATTTTGTTATGATTAATAATAGAGGTGTTACTGATGATTTGATGTTTATATAACTTTGTAATCGAATTTAACTTTAacccaactttaaaataaatttaaaattaggtAAAAACTGACGTGAACAGTTGCACATAACTCGATCATGACCTAATATTGCCTCATGACCCAAATGAATAGTTGTAATTGATATGAACTCCATTTTAGGGTGTTCTCCATCCATACAAAGACTTGCTCTTATTCCACATAAGAACTTGAGATCATTAGGGTAGAATCTGAGTAGATGACCATGGATGGTTTATTGGTAATGGTATGAGCTTCACTCAGAAATTCCTCCATTAGAGAAAACTCCAACACAGTATCAAATCCAAAAATGGAGATTCACTCAGAAATTCCTCCATTAGAGAACACCCCAACACCTTCCACCATCGCAACCACCCAGCAACCCACATCAAAACCCCAACCAAAACGCTTCATTCGAAACCAAATCCCGTCATCAATTCTCAACAATCCTTCCTTAAACGCCGCAATTTCTCTTCTTCCTTCCAATTACAATTTTGAAATCCATAAATCCATTCACAGAATCCTCTCTCTCAGTTCCCCTTCTCCCCGTATAGCTCTACAACTCCCTGAAGGTCTTCTCATGTACTCACTTTCACTTTCTGACATCTTCCACACTTTCGCTTCTGCTTCCGACGTTTTTATACTATCCGACGTTACGTACGGCGCTTGTTGTGTTGATGATCTATCTGCTTCTGCTCTTGGTGCTGATCTTTTGATTCATTATGGTCATAGTTGTCTTGTTCCGGTTGATAATACGGTTATTCCTTGTTTATATGTTTTTGTTGAGATTGGAATTGATGTTTCTAAACTTGTTAAAACCCTAGAAATTAATGATTTAGGGAGCAAGAATTTGGCTATTGCTGGTACCATTCAGTTTGCGGGTGCAATTAGGGTTGCTAAGGTTGAATTAGagaaattagggtttagggttttggttcCGCAATCGAAACCTTTGTCTGCTGGAGAGGTTTTAGGGTGTACTGCCCCTAGGGTTTTGAATAAGGATGCAAATGAAGATTTGGTCATTGTGTTTGTTGCGGATGGGAGGTTTCATTTGGAAGCGTTCATGATTGCCAATCCGGGGGTTAAGGCGTTCCGATATGATCCATATTTAGGAAGATTGTTTTTGGAGGAGTATGATCATGAGGGGATGAAGAATTCAAGGATGAAGGCAGTTTTGAAGGCCAGAGAAGCTAAGAGTTGGGGGGTTGTCTTGGGGACACTTGGTAGGCAAGGGAATCCAAGGATTCTAAAGAGATTGGAAAGGAAAATGGAAGAGAAAGGGATGTTGAAGACAATTGTTTTGATGTCCGAAATATCACCTTCTAGGATTGAATTGTTTGAAGATTCCATTGAT
Coding sequences:
- the LOC130817332 gene encoding uncharacterized protein LOC130817332, with the protein product MASSSSVISLLFPLLSLLFISSVSARPGFHFHPCNTLIISTYSFSVLPQNPNPNPNPNPNFRPQFLIVSSDFHHFRHRRFLPLMVNHHPHLDRKTQVLESLKERPESFYSSFGFSSFKDRTKDILSVVASLLFGAACGALTAGTMYLIWSLFNHRYEGSYRSLDGFTSDDDDDNDDDDIFNPKKKGYVTIPAAPVKDVDSTPVAVSVPAKESA
- the LOC130817333 gene encoding putative pentatricopeptide repeat-containing protein At5g40405 is translated as MTFFGSKNYHLKSSKLILHLLDHHQWLTIPQLKQIQSHLIVSGTISDSYAAGKLVFAFANHPTHLSNAYQLLIRSPNRSSYMWNTLIKFFIDNNEPTQAISLYKNMFAYGSYPNNYTFSFVIRACNNLCDLSVGLMLHAQAIRLGWESYDFVQNGLIHLYSICDSVDLAGKLFGVSVSKDVVTWTAVINGYVKAGRIIDARELFDKMPERNVVSWSAMITGYAQMGLFKEALELFNDMQKSGFRPNHSSLVGALTACAALGALDQGRWIHAFVDRNRMELDVKLATALVNMYAKCGCIEMANRVFENMPSRDVFAFTSLISALSNHGQSERAIELFKRMQFEEVTPNEVTFVCVLAACSRMGLIDEGLRVFESMKNWYGIDPGIEHYGCLVDLLARSGMLQEAEQLVRKMSMVPDSYVLGAILNACRLYGNVELGEDIVQQLSDRGLDYSGVHTLLSNIYASAKKWDGVTHVREQMHENMVRKVPGCSLIEVDGVVSEFRAGKRSRKQMEDIISTLLHMDKHFRSFQLDHSIVLG
- the LOC130817334 gene encoding 2-(3-amino-3-carboxypropyl)histidine synthase subunit 1 yields the protein MEIHSEIPPLENTPTPSTIATTQQPTSKPQPKRFIRNQIPSSILNNPSLNAAISLLPSNYNFEIHKSIHRILSLSSPSPRIALQLPEGLLMYSLSLSDIFHTFASASDVFILSDVTYGACCVDDLSASALGADLLIHYGHSCLVPVDNTVIPCLYVFVEIGIDVSKLVKTLEINDLGSKNLAIAGTIQFAGAIRVAKVELEKLGFRVLVPQSKPLSAGEVLGCTAPRVLNKDANEDLVIVFVADGRFHLEAFMIANPGVKAFRYDPYLGRLFLEEYDHEGMKNSRMKAVLKAREAKSWGVVLGTLGRQGNPRILKRLERKMEEKGMLKTIVLMSEISPSRIELFEDSIDAWIQVACPRLSIDWGEAFQRPLLNPFEAEIALGSIRGWWEKDDGSIGIDCGRNEVEGCSCNDQTNKGGNENGVDYPMDYYAQDGGEWNSSYMKGKNHPTRRNIRSSPSLSCS